A window from Opitutia bacterium ISCC 52 encodes these proteins:
- a CDS encoding carbohydrate binding family 9 domain-containing protein — MPILSAHELSKDDRPSFRALKVDDSLVVDGILDEPFWQKADVATGFISRRTQQLASQQTKVRVAYGPEALYIGVEAFDDNMAELHATERREDRYPRADDFVQIHIEPSHIHRTKYGFFSNPLGTRVDGVEGFTGNSWTFGWSADWELAAKILEDRWVFEMRIPYGAINYNREDDLTWGFNVSRSNPSRDEFSWWSFNPTDSFRPHNFGHATEFHLADTHFERNLELSPYVSSRADLSGEGDTDFEAGLDASFRFSPSLIAALTLNPDFGQVEADADTIELLDTERFLPERRPFFSEGSELLRMPHRLYYTRRFTDIQAGAKISGEYKGFNVALLNIHGDTVHGSTREGNSTVIRAVQNIGTKSSLGYYLNNSEFNDGFSRVISSDGFFFLNEDFRLGYQASLADDEIEGPSNSTIKDSTDYLGHVSLSWEKYPWEIHTTYTAISDEFDPNLGLIFRRNIFGPTFATSYSHDSDQAWYKSFDVRFNTQHYQNDDGDRVLEDYGLSSKVIFHNDVGLNASHRDEFHAPYDNHRTRAGISFKSTDFSKLTEVAWAGGEFRGTDYNELILGKRYQPSARFPIRWEYVARFEDQPNGMQQTIWLNRIIADYFFTDDMWIKSSLQHQNKDVHNISLIYAWKIKPKLQWYLVFNSVSDPIETEDSVFTKLVYTFGRK; from the coding sequence ATGCCCATCCTCTCGGCCCACGAATTATCGAAGGACGACCGGCCTTCCTTTAGAGCACTAAAAGTCGATGACTCGTTGGTGGTCGATGGAATTCTCGACGAACCCTTTTGGCAGAAAGCGGATGTAGCGACCGGCTTTATAAGTCGACGCACTCAACAACTGGCCTCTCAGCAAACGAAAGTTCGCGTCGCCTATGGTCCTGAAGCGCTCTACATTGGCGTGGAAGCATTCGACGATAATATGGCCGAACTCCACGCTACCGAACGACGTGAAGACCGCTACCCCCGGGCCGACGACTTTGTTCAGATACATATTGAACCCAGCCATATTCATCGGACCAAGTATGGGTTTTTCTCCAATCCATTGGGTACTCGGGTGGATGGTGTGGAAGGATTTACGGGAAATTCCTGGACCTTCGGATGGTCAGCCGATTGGGAACTGGCGGCAAAGATACTCGAAGACCGTTGGGTATTTGAAATGCGCATTCCGTATGGAGCCATCAACTACAACCGGGAAGACGACCTGACCTGGGGATTCAATGTTTCGAGATCCAATCCAAGCCGCGACGAATTCAGTTGGTGGAGTTTCAATCCAACCGACAGTTTTCGCCCGCACAATTTCGGGCACGCCACTGAGTTCCATTTGGCCGACACCCACTTCGAACGTAATCTCGAGCTATCGCCTTACGTGAGTAGCAGGGCCGACTTGAGTGGAGAGGGTGACACCGATTTCGAGGCCGGTCTGGATGCCAGTTTTCGGTTCAGCCCTTCCTTGATCGCCGCCCTCACCTTGAATCCGGATTTTGGGCAGGTAGAAGCGGATGCCGACACGATCGAACTACTAGATACTGAACGATTCCTCCCGGAGCGCAGGCCCTTCTTTAGTGAAGGATCCGAACTGCTGCGCATGCCCCATCGACTTTACTACACCCGTCGATTTACCGATATCCAAGCCGGGGCAAAAATCAGCGGGGAATACAAAGGCTTCAACGTAGCACTCCTGAATATTCATGGGGACACGGTGCACGGCTCCACTCGGGAAGGAAACTCGACCGTCATTCGGGCAGTCCAAAATATCGGAACCAAATCATCGTTGGGTTACTACCTGAACAACTCCGAGTTTAATGACGGTTTTTCGCGAGTTATTAGTTCCGATGGCTTTTTCTTTCTCAATGAAGATTTTCGACTGGGGTATCAGGCTTCACTCGCCGATGACGAAATTGAGGGACCTTCGAATTCAACAATCAAAGACAGTACTGATTACCTCGGTCATGTATCATTGAGTTGGGAGAAGTACCCCTGGGAAATTCACACCACCTACACCGCTATCAGCGATGAGTTTGACCCCAACCTGGGACTGATATTTAGGCGCAACATTTTTGGACCCACCTTCGCGACTTCTTACAGCCACGATTCCGATCAAGCCTGGTATAAATCCTTTGATGTACGTTTTAACACCCAGCATTATCAGAATGACGATGGCGACCGGGTTCTGGAGGATTACGGGCTGTCTTCAAAAGTCATCTTTCACAATGATGTAGGACTCAATGCAAGCCACAGAGATGAATTCCATGCTCCCTACGATAACCACCGAACCAGAGCGGGGATTAGCTTCAAATCAACCGATTTTTCGAAGCTCACCGAAGTGGCCTGGGCCGGAGGAGAATTTCGCGGAACCGATTACAATGAACTCATCTTAGGGAAGCGCTACCAGCCCTCCGCTCGCTTCCCGATTCGCTGGGAGTACGTGGCCCGCTTCGAGGATCAACCCAATGGCATGCAACAAACCATTTGGCTCAATCGTATCATAGCCGATTACTTCTTCACCGACGACATGTGGATCAAATCCTCTCTTCAACACCAGAACAAGGACGTCCACAACATAAGCCTGATCTACGCCTGGAAGATAAAACCGAAGCTTCAATGGTATCTGGTATTCAACAGCGTGTCAGATCCAATCGAAACGGAGGACAGTGTGTTCACAAAGCTGGTGTATACGTTTGGTCGGAAATGA
- a CDS encoding DUF1961 family protein, with the protein MPLKKFLVPFAFILSTHLAKATPATLIYQSSFDSTEELDNWIMEGPGVAEIHDGRLLLYSKWLPELETVADQIDLTEPGGSHYYPFIEKWVKEQEPENLDKYILKKTKASSFNGGHMQYWNKQVHPENFLIRLKFQPANPNPLHMISFCARGVGGESIFDPTLAPRYGLGGQYMSGDLSNYRISYWSGPRGTSHMRRAPGRKLTSQNLSDIPRYAMEQEVQLELFCWNGRTVFRCDGETVIDWTDDEPLEDGFFSIRLMAAAKGCYDDYEAYELHEDPFTYTGKGENITSRLSAQKDIPKTEEIVDGMYIVVGNREPKGILQRNVINSYKGHPVYHFSATPDVNRIELTTCYGSNLEVISDERLDDLVATKNIYAYNDQGSYGDTITYDWYARFPEPLKTDAKGIFAQWHGRPDRTLVETPEGETKILPEKEYLELLEKINIDPDQGHIGIDPKTGKPNGWKIDGSAGGPIGAFKFQDGYMCLLIRSDPSPRSDNRIKTKPRPGGIRPFQQFGDKTGAVVFERPISEVPINQWIHFRVEIRYSDYSLDSDRALSSGHVKVWIDDKQVADWPGDVGKNDEKGPYFKYGIYKPGTDGFKVDCAGFTQTIRKP; encoded by the coding sequence ATGCCATTAAAAAAGTTTTTAGTCCCCTTTGCATTCATCCTTAGTACGCATTTAGCCAAGGCAACTCCCGCCACCCTCATTTACCAAAGCTCATTCGATTCTACGGAGGAGCTGGACAACTGGATCATGGAAGGACCCGGCGTAGCAGAGATCCACGACGGTCGACTTCTACTTTACTCCAAATGGTTACCGGAATTAGAAACAGTCGCAGATCAAATTGACCTCACCGAACCGGGTGGAAGCCATTATTATCCCTTTATTGAGAAGTGGGTAAAGGAACAGGAACCCGAGAATCTGGACAAGTACATCCTGAAGAAAACCAAGGCTTCTAGTTTTAATGGCGGGCACATGCAGTATTGGAACAAGCAGGTGCATCCGGAGAATTTTTTAATCCGCTTGAAGTTTCAGCCTGCCAATCCCAACCCGCTGCATATGATCAGTTTTTGCGCACGCGGTGTGGGTGGCGAAAGTATCTTCGATCCAACTCTGGCCCCGCGCTACGGATTAGGGGGGCAATACATGTCCGGCGACCTTAGCAACTATCGCATCAGCTATTGGTCGGGTCCACGTGGCACTTCCCATATGCGCCGAGCTCCAGGGCGGAAACTTACTTCGCAAAATCTGAGCGACATTCCTCGGTATGCTATGGAGCAAGAAGTGCAGCTCGAACTCTTCTGTTGGAACGGTCGCACCGTGTTTCGTTGCGACGGAGAAACGGTCATCGATTGGACCGACGATGAACCACTCGAAGACGGATTCTTTTCCATTCGACTGATGGCCGCAGCCAAGGGCTGCTATGACGATTACGAGGCGTATGAACTTCATGAAGATCCATTCACCTACACCGGCAAGGGAGAGAACATCACTTCCCGACTTTCAGCTCAGAAAGACATTCCAAAGACAGAAGAGATCGTTGACGGAATGTACATTGTCGTAGGTAACCGTGAGCCCAAAGGCATTTTGCAACGCAACGTGATCAACAGCTACAAGGGACACCCCGTCTACCACTTCTCAGCGACGCCGGATGTAAACCGCATTGAGCTAACCACTTGTTACGGATCCAATCTGGAAGTTATTTCGGATGAGAGACTGGATGATCTCGTGGCGACCAAAAACATTTATGCCTATAACGATCAGGGTTCCTATGGAGACACGATTACCTACGACTGGTATGCCCGGTTTCCCGAACCTTTGAAGACGGACGCGAAAGGCATTTTCGCCCAATGGCACGGTCGACCCGATCGAACGCTGGTGGAAACACCGGAGGGCGAAACCAAAATTCTCCCGGAAAAGGAATACCTTGAGCTCTTGGAAAAGATAAACATTGATCCCGATCAAGGACATATCGGTATCGATCCCAAAACAGGCAAACCCAATGGCTGGAAAATCGATGGTTCCGCTGGAGGCCCCATCGGCGCATTCAAATTCCAGGATGGTTACATGTGCTTACTCATTCGGAGCGACCCTTCTCCACGCTCAGACAACAGAATAAAGACCAAACCACGCCCCGGTGGCATTCGACCTTTCCAACAATTTGGAGATAAAACAGGCGCCGTTGTCTTTGAACGACCCATCTCTGAAGTTCCCATCAATCAGTGGATTCACTTCCGGGTAGAGATCAGGTATTCGGACTATAGCCTTGATTCGGATCGGGCACTCTCATCCGGACATGTCAAAGTCTGGATAGACGACAAGCAGGTCGCAGACTGGCCTGGTGATGTAGGTAAGAACGACGAGAAAGGACCCTACTTCAAATATGGAATATATAAACCGGGCACAGATGGCTTCAAAGTCGATTGTGCAGGATTCACGCAAACCATCCGAAAGCCTTGA
- a CDS encoding DUF1552 domain-containing protein has product MNGSKFSPLFPKQTRRAFLRSSSALIALPFMESFGAKRFEYAAPLTGATPPKRMVFLGFGWGVTKESWYPDLNTTGIDYVLPRGLRGLERHKDDITIIQNLTNQFSNEAHWGSTFYLTGANRYAEPGQSFYNSISVDQVAAETLGKETRFTSIQLGCDNAEGSGHGPGLSMSWNRQGKPIAGLDTPVAAYHRLFSDSNTPLEEQQAMLRQKRSVLDTVLENAKTMNHGLSKMDNDKLDEYFQSIREIEVRLSKEEKWLDVPKVQPKDPIEEPQGDIEGYEEVKLMYDIMVAAMQVDATRVISYRQPVDTFIRSLGATITGHNMSHYTNGSRLGVSEMRDEKQTELFAYLIDKLKRTQESDGSSLFDNISLSYGSNIESIHYLRNCPTILTGGGAGVKHGRHLVMEDAKTPLCNLWLSLLQGSGIKADSHGDSNGVIEELFV; this is encoded by the coding sequence ATGAACGGTTCAAAATTCTCTCCCTTGTTTCCCAAACAAACCCGAAGAGCCTTCCTTCGAAGTAGTTCAGCACTCATTGCCCTACCCTTTATGGAATCATTCGGGGCCAAACGCTTTGAGTATGCTGCACCGCTAACCGGAGCCACTCCTCCCAAGCGGATGGTCTTTCTCGGTTTTGGCTGGGGGGTCACGAAAGAGAGTTGGTATCCGGATCTAAATACAACGGGAATCGACTATGTTCTACCGCGCGGCCTGAGAGGTCTGGAGCGACACAAGGATGACATCACCATCATCCAGAACCTGACCAATCAATTCTCGAATGAAGCCCACTGGGGAAGCACATTCTACCTCACGGGAGCCAATCGCTATGCCGAACCGGGGCAAAGTTTCTACAACAGCATTTCTGTGGACCAAGTGGCTGCAGAAACACTGGGTAAAGAAACCCGGTTCACCTCCATCCAACTGGGTTGCGATAATGCAGAAGGTTCCGGTCATGGCCCCGGGCTCTCGATGTCGTGGAACCGCCAGGGCAAGCCAATCGCCGGATTAGACACACCTGTGGCTGCTTACCACAGGCTCTTTTCTGACAGCAATACACCACTGGAAGAACAGCAGGCTATGCTTCGACAAAAACGAAGTGTACTCGATACGGTGCTGGAAAATGCCAAGACCATGAACCATGGCTTGAGCAAGATGGATAACGACAAGCTCGACGAGTATTTCCAATCGATTCGTGAGATCGAAGTTCGCCTTTCCAAGGAGGAGAAGTGGTTGGATGTACCCAAGGTCCAACCCAAAGATCCGATAGAAGAACCCCAGGGCGATATCGAAGGCTACGAAGAGGTCAAGCTCATGTACGACATCATGGTCGCCGCTATGCAAGTCGATGCGACTCGAGTCATCAGCTATCGCCAACCAGTAGACACCTTCATCCGAAGTCTTGGAGCCACCATAACGGGCCACAACATGAGTCACTACACCAATGGCTCCCGCCTGGGCGTTTCAGAAATGCGCGACGAGAAACAAACCGAGCTTTTCGCTTATTTGATCGATAAACTGAAAAGGACCCAAGAGTCCGACGGCAGCAGCTTGTTTGATAATATTTCCCTGAGCTATGGTAGTAACATCGAATCGATCCACTATTTGAGAAACTGCCCAACCATTCTAACCGGTGGTGGAGCTGGAGTAAAACATGGACGTCACTTGGTCATGGAAGATGCCAAGACACCCTTATGCAACTTGTGGCTAAGTCTGCTCCAAGGTTCCGGGATAAAAGCCGATTCTCATGGAGACAGTAATGGAGTGATTGAGGAGCTGTTTGTCTAA
- the madL gene encoding malonate transporter subunit MadL produces the protein MAIYGTALLSLCLLAGIILGNWLGMAIGVDANVGGVGIAMLILILIAERLRKTGRIKTPTERGILFWSAIYIPIVVAMAANQNVLAAIEGGPMGILAGALSVTVCFALVPVLNRLGQSDSEPEETL, from the coding sequence ATGGCCATTTACGGTACTGCCCTACTCTCACTCTGTCTACTGGCCGGGATCATTCTCGGAAATTGGCTGGGCATGGCCATTGGTGTGGACGCCAATGTGGGAGGAGTTGGCATCGCTATGCTCATCCTGATACTTATTGCAGAACGCTTGCGAAAAACAGGTCGCATTAAAACCCCCACCGAGAGAGGGATTCTTTTCTGGAGTGCTATCTACATTCCGATTGTGGTGGCCATGGCCGCTAATCAAAACGTACTCGCAGCTATTGAAGGCGGCCCGATGGGGATACTAGCCGGAGCTCTATCAGTAACCGTTTGCTTTGCACTCGTTCCCGTCCTCAATCGACTCGGGCAGTCCGATTCTGAACCAGAGGAAACCTTGTGA
- the madM gene encoding malonate transporter subunit MadM, protein MTDVVVKVLTKYSLITAFAVIGITVWVSYFLSDKLTRGWVHGSSIAILIGLTLACIGGIKTGGSKGISDIGLFAGIGVLGGTALRDLAIVSTAFGVRLDVFRKTGLAGILSLLIGVFVAFFVGAIVAYSFGYRDAVSITTIGGGAATFLVGPVTGSALQASSEVVALSITAGLTKSILVMSMTPFVAKYIGLNNPRSALIFGGLMGTTSGVSGGLAATDPRLVPYGAMTATFYTGIACLLGPSVIFILIRSII, encoded by the coding sequence GTGACCGATGTGGTAGTTAAGGTCTTAACCAAGTACTCTTTGATCACTGCTTTTGCGGTTATCGGGATCACGGTTTGGGTATCATACTTTTTGTCCGATAAACTCACGCGTGGTTGGGTGCATGGATCATCTATTGCCATATTGATTGGATTGACCCTGGCCTGCATCGGAGGAATCAAAACCGGGGGGTCAAAAGGCATCTCTGATATAGGGTTATTTGCAGGAATCGGAGTACTCGGCGGGACGGCCTTGCGCGACCTCGCCATTGTATCGACTGCTTTTGGAGTCAGATTGGACGTGTTCAGAAAGACAGGACTGGCAGGCATTCTATCGCTTTTGATTGGCGTATTCGTAGCATTCTTTGTCGGAGCGATCGTGGCCTATTCCTTTGGTTACCGTGATGCGGTTAGCATTACGACCATCGGAGGGGGTGCAGCTACCTTTCTGGTGGGTCCTGTAACGGGAAGCGCTCTTCAAGCCAGTTCGGAGGTGGTGGCCCTCAGTATTACGGCAGGTTTGACCAAATCGATTCTAGTCATGTCCATGACACCTTTTGTGGCCAAATATATTGGGCTCAACAACCCACGGTCGGCACTCATTTTTGGCGGGCTCATGGGAACGACGAGTGGAGTTTCAGGTGGCCTTGCAGCCACGGATCCCAGGTTGGTTCCCTACGGTGCCATGACCGCCACCTTCTATACCGGAATCGCTTGCTTACTGGGCCCCTCTGTCATATTTATTCTGATACGCTCAATAATCTGA
- a CDS encoding lysophospholipid acyltransferase family protein: protein MPKNSVTRGIKRFVMLTFVPCITLLFIRCLSWSWRIEETGREHLDSSVAAPEPAIAAFFHGRTFVLLRHMTLKTNGKWVTMCSKSLDGEAMARVEEGLGLVVVRGSSGRDGLEAIQEMIQLIRKTPGYGAGLAIDGSRGPRGHVQGGIVRMARWTGGRILPITASAKRAIVFRRSWDRTLLPYPFAKVHIAYGKPIDVPRKLNAAQLEELRIRVEDDLLALQKTADALSGFSDYEPVQEVLNTSVS, encoded by the coding sequence ATGCCAAAGAACTCCGTTACCCGGGGCATCAAACGTTTTGTGATGCTGACGTTTGTCCCATGCATAACTCTTCTATTCATTCGATGCCTTAGCTGGAGTTGGAGAATTGAAGAAACCGGAAGAGAACATCTTGATTCTTCTGTTGCCGCACCGGAGCCTGCCATCGCAGCCTTCTTTCACGGACGAACATTCGTTTTGCTGCGGCATATGACTCTGAAGACGAATGGTAAATGGGTTACCATGTGTTCGAAGAGTCTCGATGGTGAAGCCATGGCTCGAGTGGAAGAGGGACTTGGCCTGGTGGTGGTTCGTGGTTCTTCAGGGCGAGATGGATTGGAAGCGATTCAGGAAATGATTCAGCTGATCAGAAAGACTCCAGGTTACGGTGCCGGATTAGCCATCGACGGATCGCGAGGTCCGCGAGGACATGTGCAGGGCGGAATTGTTCGTATGGCGCGTTGGACCGGAGGTCGAATTCTTCCTATCACTGCCTCGGCAAAACGCGCTATTGTATTTAGACGGAGTTGGGATCGCACACTCCTTCCTTATCCATTTGCCAAAGTTCACATTGCCTATGGGAAGCCTATTGATGTTCCGAGAAAGCTAAATGCAGCGCAGCTGGAAGAGTTGAGGATTCGCGTCGAAGACGATCTTCTGGCGCTTCAGAAGACCGCGGATGCGTTGTCGGGATTTTCGGATTATGAGCCTGTGCAGGAGGTGCTCAATACCTCCGTATCTTAG